Within the Enterobacter roggenkampii genome, the region TGCCGCCCGGCTGCAAGGTTCCAGTTTAATCTGACTTTTGCCGCCAACCTGGTTTGACGCTATCCGCTGTTGGGATTTGACCTTATAATCCCAATGACTTGTATTCAGATAAGATATCGCACTGGATTAAGATGAAAACAATCGAAGTTGATGACGAACTCTATCAGTATATTGCCAGCCAGACGCGGCATATCGGGGAGAGCGCGTCCGACATTTTACGGCGCATGCTTAAAATTTCCGCCGCTTCACAGCCTGCTACCCCAGTCACCAAAGATGTCGTGTCTCAGCCAAGCGTTGTTGCACAAGCAAAACCTGCCGTGACACCGGCAAAAGATAAAGTGCGCGCGATGCGCGAGCTGCTGCTTTCCGATGAATATGCGGAGCAAAAAAAGGCGGTTAACCGCTTTATGCTGGTGCTGTCTACACTTTATTCACTGGATAACAAAGCGTTTGCTGAAGCGACCGAGTCGCTGCACGGTCGTACTCGCGTCTACTTCGCGGGCGACGAGCAGACGCTGCTGCAAAATGGCAATCAAACCAAACCCAAACATGTTCCTGGCACCCCGTACTGGGTGATCACCAATACCAATACGGGCCGCAAGTGCAGCATGATTGAACATATCATGCAGTCCATGCAGTTCCCGGCGGAATTGATTGAGAAGGTTTGCGGTACAATTTAACCCTTGCATCAGAAGGACCCGGTAATGGCAAATCACAGCCGTGCAGGCCAACCTGCACAACAAAGCGATTTGATTAACGTCGCTCAGCTGACCGCGCAGTATTACGTGCTGAAGCCGGTCGTGGGCAACGCAGAACACGCAGTGAAGTTTGGTACATCTGGTCACCGCGGCAGCGCGGCTCGCCACAGCTTTAACGAACCGCACATTCTGGCCATTGCTCAGGCCATTGCGGAAGAGCGCGCTAAAAATGGCGTTACCGGTCCGTGCTACGTGGGGAAAGATACCCATGCGCTGTCTGAACCGGCCTTTATCTCCGTGCTGGAAGTTCTGACTGCGAACGGCGTCGAGGTGATTGTTCAGGAGAACAACGGCTTCACCCCAACGCCTGCGGTCTCTAACGCCATCCTGGTGCACAACAAAAAAGGTGGCGCGCTGGCTGACGGTATCGTGATTACGCCATCCCACAACCCGCCGGAAGACGGCGGCATCAAATACAACCCGCCTAACGGTGGCCCGGCAGACACCAACGTCACCAAAGTGGTGGAAGATCGTGCGAACGCCCTGCTGGCTGACGGTCTGAAAGGCGTGAAGCGCATCTCTCTGGATGCGGCCATGGCGTCCGGCCACGTAAAAGAGCAGGATCTGGTTCAGCCGTTCGTGGAAGGGCTGGCGGAGATCGTCGATATGGCGGCCATCCAGAAAGCCGGCCTGAAGCTAGGTGTGGATCCGCTGGGCGGCTCCGGTATTGAATACTGGAAACGTATTGCCGAGCACTACAAGCTGGATCTGACCATCGTAAACGATCACGTCGATCAGACCTTCCGCTTTATGCACCTGGACAAAGACGGCGCGATCCGTATGGACTGCTCCTCCGAGTGCGCGATGGCGGGCCTGCTGGCGCTGCGTGATAAATTCGATCTGGCGTTTGCGAACGACCCGGATTACGACCGTCACGGTATCGTCACTCCTGCCGGGCTGATGAACCCGAACCACTATCTGGCTGTTGCGATCAACTACCTGTTCCAGCACCGTCCACAGTGGGGCAAAGAGGTGGCTGTCGGTAAAACGCTGGTGTCCTCCGCCATGATCGACCGCGTGGTCGAGGCGCTGGGCCGCAAGCTGGTGGAAGTACCTGTGGGCTTCAAATGGTTTGTTGACGGTCTGCACGACGGCAGCTTTGGCTTCGGTGGTGAAGAGAGCGCGGGGGCCTCTTTCCTGCGCTTCGACGGCACGCCGTGGTCAACCGATAAAGACGGCATCATCATGTGCCTGCTGGCGGCGGAAATCACCGCGGTCACCGGTAAAAACCCACAGGAACATTACAACGACCTGGCAGCACGCTTTGGTGCGCCAAGCTATAACCGTATTCAGGCCAGCGCAACGTCTGCCCAGAAAGCGGCCCTGTCCAAACTCTCTCCGGAGATGGTCAGTGCAAGCACCCTGGCGGGCGATCCGATCACCGCGCGTCTGACGGCGGCACCGGGTAACGGCGCGTCTATTGGTGGTCTGAAAGTGATGACCGAAAACGGCTGGTTCGCTGCGCGTCCATCCGGTACGGAAGATGCGTATAAAATCTATTGCGAAAGCTTCCTCGGCGCTGAGCATCGTCAGCAGATTGAGAAAGAAGCGGTAGAGATTGTCAGCGAAGTGCTGAAAAACGCGTAAGTGCGGTTTGTGTGCCGGGCGGCACTGCGTTTGCCCGGCCTACAACAACGATCGTAGGCCCGGTAAGCGCTAGCGCCACCGGGCTTTTTTTCAACTGTGCTTATTCTTCAATTCAAACCGCGGCGACACCAGACCGTACAGCGTCCAGCCCATAAAGGTCACCATCGCACCATACAGCATCGCTTCCTGGCCGGAGGAATAGAGCGCATAGAAGCTGTAGATTGCGCCAATCAGCGCCACGATATTGGCCGCACGCGCCTTGCGCGGATCCACCTTCGCAACCTTCTGAATAATCACCAGCGCCGCCATCGACAGAATATACGGAATGATGTTCGTCACCACCGCCAGGTTGACCAGCACGTTGAACTGGCTGTTCAGCGACGGGCTAATGGTCATCAGCGACAATCCGCTCTGGAAGATAACAATCGCCAGCATGCCCTGCACCGGCGCATCGGCTTTGGTGACGCGGGAGAAGATTTTTGGGAAGTAACCTTCATCAGCCGAAGATTTAAATACCTGTGCGATGGTGAACTGCCAGCCAAGCAGTGAACCGCAGCATGACATGACCATGAGACCCATAATCACTTTCCCGACTTCCGGCGTGAACATCTGCGCGAAGGCCAGCCCGAACGGCGCCGTGGAGTTGGCCAGATCCATGTTCGGAACGATGCCCGCGATGACGTTTGTCGAGACGATATAGATCACCGCTGCGCCCAGCGTACCGCCGAGGACCGCAATCGGCACGTTCTTTTCAGGGTTATCAACCACTTCTGCGTTGGCGCAGGCGGATTCCAGGCCCAGGAAGGCCCAGAGCGTCATGGCGATAGAAGAGCCGACTGCGCTGAAGAACGGCACATGGTGCGGGTTCCAGGAGTTGGCGTACAGGGTCGGGCTGAACCAGAACCAGCCGATGATGCACAGGCCGACAACCGGAATAATCACGCCCCAGACGGTGATGCTAGAGAGCTGTCCGGTGATACGCGCCCCGCCAAAGTTAGCCACGGTGCAGATCCACAGCACGCCGATGGTGGCCAGGCCAATCTGTACCGGGCTAAGCGTCGCGCCAAACAGCTCCGTACCGTAGCCCACGGCGGAGATGGCAATCGCCACGTTGGCGATCAGCAGTGACACCCCGTAGGTATAGTTGGCCATAAAGTTGCCCGACTTGCCAAAGGCATACTCGGCGTAGCCCCCCATGCCGCCTGACTTGCGGCTGAACATCCCGCACTTGGCAAACGCCCACGCCAGCGCCATCGAGCCGACGGCGGTCACCAGCCAGGAGATAATTGAAATGGTTCCTACTTCGGCAAGCTTGGTGGGCAGCATAATGATCCCTGAACCCATCATGTTCACCATGGTGAGGATGGTCAGCTGCACCACGCCCATCTTATTGGACTTACTCATAATTTCTCTCCTTTCAGCAGCGCGGGCTGAGCGGCGGGTTGTTTGATGACGTTACAGCGAACCTGTTTGCGGCCCTCGCACTCTTCGACGTACACACCCTGCAGCTCCGGCGCGAAGCCCGGCAGCAGGTTGATGCCTTCTTCCAGCGCGGCGAAGTAGCGCAGCACGGAGCCGCCCCAGACCTCCCCTGGAACCACGCACAATACCCCCGGTGGATAAGGGAGGGCGCCTTCGGCGGCGATGCGGCCTTCCGCGTCGCGCAGGGAGACCAGTTCCACTTCTCCGCGCAGATAGGCGTAGTTCGCGTCCTGCGGGTTCATCATCACGCGCGGGAAGTGAGACTTGCGGAACATCTCTTTCTGCAGCTGTTTGACATTGTGACGGGCGTACAGGTCATGCATCTCCTGGCAGATCTGGCGCAGGGTGTAATCCGCGTAACGTTCCGGATGTTGTCTGCAGATGGAAGGCAGCACCTCTTTTAATGGAGCATCGCTCTCGAGCAGTTTTTCGAAACGCACCAGCTGCGCCACCAGCTGCTGCAGCTTGCCCATATCTTCCGCAGGCGTGAGCAGGAACAGGATCGAGTTGAGATCGCATTTCTCCGGCACGATGCCGTTTTCACGCAGGAAGTTGGCGAGGATGGTGGCGGGCACGCCGAAGCCGTCATACTCCCCGGTGCGGGCGTTAATGCCCGGCGTGGTCAGCAGGAGCTTGCACGGGTCGATAAAATACTGATGCTCGGCGTAGCCTTCAAAAGCGTGCCAGTTTTCACCCGGTACGAAGTGGAAGAAGCGCAGATCGGTCGCAATCTCCGCCGTGTCCCAGCTTTCCCACGGACGGCCATCCACCGTCTCCGGCACGAAGGGGCGCAGATACCGGCAGTTCTCCAGGATTAGTTTTCGCGCCTCAATACCGTTCACCACGCAGTCCATCCACATGTTGCGGCCGCTCTGGCCTTCATGCATACGGGCGTTGATGTCCAGCGCGGCAAACAGCGGATAGAACGGGCTGGTGGAGGCGTGCATCATAAAGGCATTATTCAGCCGCTTATGCGGGACATAGCGCTGCTGACCTTTGATGTGGCTGTCTTTCTTGTGAATTTGCGAGGTCTGGGAGAAGCCGGCCTGCTGTTTATGCACGGACTGGGTAACCAAAATCCCCGGGTCGTTTTCGTTCAGCTCCAGCAGCAGCGGCGAGCAGTCGGCCATCATCGGAATGAACTGCTCGTAACCCACCCAGGCCGAGTCAAACAGGATGTAATCACACAGGTGCCCAATCTTATCCACCACCTGGCGGGCGTTGTAGATGGTGCCATCGTAGGTGCCCAGCTGGATCACCGCCAGACGGAACGGACGCGCATCGCGTGCACGGCCGGGTGCGACTTCTGCCACCAGCTCGCGAAGATAGCTTTCTTCAAAACAGTGGGCGTCAATGCCGCCGATAAAGCCGTACGGGTTGCGCGCGGTTTCCAGATAGACCGGCGTTGCGCCTGCCTGAAGGAGGGCACCGTGATGGTTGGATTTGTGGTTATTACGATCGAACAGCACCAGGTCGCCCGGGGTGAGCAGGGCGTTAAGCACCACTTTGTTGGATGACGAGGTGCCGTTGAGCACGAAATAGGTCTTATCGGCATTAAAGACCTTCGCCGCATGCTGCTGTGCGATGCACGGCGCGCCCTCGTGAATCAGCAGATCGCCCATTGCCACGTCGGCGTTGCACAGATCGGCGCGGAAAAGCGTCTCGCCAAAGAAATCAACGAACTGATTACCGGCAGGATGGCGGCGGAAGAACTGGCCGCCCTGATGCCCCGGGCAGTCAAACGCGCTGTTGCCCTGTTTTACATAGTCGACAAGGGCGCGGAAAAACGGCGGGCGCAGCTGGGTTTCATACTTCAGGGCAGCCGCCTCCAGCTGGCGTCCATAAAAGTCGTTGCTGGTGTCTGAATACTCAAATACGCCATGAATGCGCGATAAATAATCAGCCGGAATGAATTCTTCTTTATGCGTCGCGACAAAAACAGGAATGCCAAATCCGGTGGCTTCTATTTCTTCCAGTATGCCATCGGTAATATCACTGACCGCCAGCACAATAGCGGCAACGTCGATATAATCCGAGGCCCGGACATCCACCAGTTCACGCTGGGTGGTAAAGCAATCAGGACAGGCGCGGCTGGCTGCGATTTTTAAACTTTTCATCTTTCTCTCTTTATTTTAGGTAATAAGCGTCCCTCGATTTCTTGCAAAAAAGAAATCGATAATTTTCCGGAAAAAAAGCAAAGGGTGGCCGCTGATTAAAATCAGTACATTGCTTTTTTGATGATTGAAATTCAGTCCGCCCGGTGCGGATGGGTCTGAATCAAAATGAATGAGCGCACGCGTTCACAGGCAATGGCCTGTAAAATAAGATGTTTCAGGGTAACCTGTAAGCGAGTGCGCCAGAAGTCGAAGGACTACCGGGCATTAAAGAGATGAAAGTCAAAGCAGTTTCGGTGGGCAAACATCATGATATGTGTTGTCCGCCTTATATGGGGCATTAAACGATTGTTGTTTTCCATGATTTATTTTCCTTTCAGTAATTGAAAGCACAGTCATTTTATCCAGGAAAGCGCGATTAACTGTGAAGGAGATCACCGTTAACCGATCATTTTAGAAATAAATAGTCGTTTTTGATGAATATCGCAGATCAAAATTCTGATTTGTTGGTATCGGGTTAATAGGATGTATTGCAAATGTTTAAAATGGACATAAATAACCCAAAAAATATCGAGTGGATTATTTATGAAATATTTTCTGAGAGATTTTTATTTTATTTAAAAATAAAATGAATAGTTATTCAGAGCATAAACCGATAACCGATACCGGTTTCAGTTAATAAATGGCGAGGGCGAGCGGGGTCGACTTCGAGTTTCTGACGAAGATGGCCCATATATATGCGTAAATAGTGACTATGTTCCACGGCGTTGGGTCCCCACACCTGACTTAACAGCTGGCGCTGGGTGAGAACCTTGCCGTGATTGTTGAGCAGCACGGCGAGCAGGCGAAATTCGATGGGCGTGAGGTGAATTTCCTCTTCGCCGCGCACAATGCGCCGCGCGGCCAGGTCAACCCGGATATCCCCAAACGTGTAGGTTGGGTCGGCTGGCGTGGTGGCGCTGTGGCGACGCAGCGCCACGCGAAGGCGAGCCTGTAGCTCGCCGATGCCAAACGGTTTAATCAGGTAGTCATCCGCCCCGGCATCCAGCGCGGCGATTTTATCCGTCTCTTCAGTACGGGCGGAGAGCACCAGAATCGGCATCTGGCTCCACTGACGGACTTCACGAATAAAATCGATGCCGTCACCGTCCGGGAGACCCAGATCGAGGATCACCAGGTCCGGCTTGCGGGTGGCGGCTTCAATTAACCCCCGCTGAAGCGTACCTGCATCATGGACGCGCAGACCGTCTCCTTCCAGCGCAGCGCGCAGAAAGCGGCTAATGGCGATCTCATCTTCAACAATCAGAACGTTGATCACAAATCCTCTGGTAATTCATTAAGTTCTGGCGGGGTTTCCAGAGGAAGTGTAACACAAAAACGCGCACCGCCTTCCGGACGATTCTCCGCGGAAATGGAGCCGCCATGCACGTCAATGATCGCCTGGCAAATGGCCAGCCCCAGCCCCACGCCCGGAATGGCCGACTCCTTATTGCCGCGCGCGAATTTCTCGAAAATAGCCAACTCCTGCCCGGCAGGAATGCCCGGGCCGGTATCCCAGACGTTAAGGCGAAGCGCGCCGTCGTCCACCGTCGCATCCACGCCAATCTGCGCGCTGGCGCCCGCATATTTGGCGGCATTTTCAAGCAGGTTGATCAGCACCCGTTCAAACAGCGGACCATCAACGTGAATTAAGGTCAGGGGTTTGGGCATGTTCAGCGCAATATGTCGCCCGCCCATGCCGGGTTCGAGCATTTTCAGCGCGCTGCCCACCACCTCTTCCAGCGTGAGCCACTCTTTTTTGAGGTTAAAACCGCCCGACTGGATACGCGCCATGTCGAGCAGGTTATTCACCAGGCGCGTGGTATTCAGCACGTGCTGGCGGATCTCGCTGGCCTGAAGGGCATGCTTCGAGCCTTCCGCCGCCAGGTCCAGCGTCAGAATTTCTGACTGACCAAACAGGACGGTGAGCGGGGTACGCAGATCGTGAGACAGCGCCGCCAGCAGCGAGTTACGAATGCTTTCACGCTCGCTTGCCAGCCGGGCCTGTTCCTCGCTGGCGGTGAGGGCCAGTCGTTCCAGCGCGCTGGCAACCAGCAGCGTAAACGTCTCCAGTAAACGCTGCTGTTCGGGGATCATCAGCTGGCGCAGGTTGGAAGGCTCCACGATGACCAGCCCCTGATTTTTATCGGCGCTGCGCAGGGGCAGAATTTGGTAGGGCACGCCGGGGAGGGTGTCGGTCCCTGCGCCCGCCGGTAAGCCTTTGTCAAAGCTCCAGCGCGCGATGGCTTCGTCCCAGGGCGTCATGCCTGTGGCGGAGGTCAGCGGGCGCAGCTTGCCGTGTTCGTCCGGGAGTAAAATCAGGTTGCTGGCATGAAACGTCGAGCGGATAAACTGCTCGCTGGTCTGTACGATATCCAGCGGCGTGCGGCCCACCGCCAGCGATTTCGACATCTCATAGAGATGGCGCGTGCGCTGTTCGCGATAGCGGGCGATGCGCGCCTGATAGCGCACGCCCGCCGTCAGATTGCCGATCACCAGCCCGACGGTGAGCATGACGGCAAAGGTGAGGATGTACTGTACGTCCGAGACGGCCAGCGTCCCGCGGGGGGCAATAAAGAACAGATCGAAGCTGATGACATTGATCACCGTCGCCAGGACCGACGGCCAGCGCCCGTAGAAGAGCGCCACCACCACCACGCCTAAAAGGTAGATCATCACCAGGTTGGCGGCATCAAACGCGATCAGCCACTGGCTGGCAATCACGGTAATCAGGGCGCAGAGCACGACGGCGACGAGACAGCCGCGAAGCTGAATGCGCCATTTATCGCTGAAGGTACGGCTGTCCGGCGCGCGATTGGGTAAGGGGGTAGGTTTGTCGTCCAGCGCCACGATCACCAGATCCAGATCCGGCGCGCGACGGGCCAGCTTGTCGGCAAAGGATTCTCGGCTAAACCAGCGCCGATGCTGACGACGGCCAATGACGATTTTCCCCAGGTTATGCTCGCGCGCGTAGCGCAGAATGGCTTTATCTTCCTGCGGATCGGAAAGGGTGGCGGTTTCCGCGCCCAGCTCCTGCGCCAGGCGCAGCGAACTCAGGATCGCGCGACGCTGGTTTTCGGGCAGCGCGTGCAGCTGCGGCGTTTCAACATACACCGCATGCCAGACGCTGCCAAATTTGGCCGCCAGGCGCGCGGCGGTGCGGACAAGCTTTTCATTGCCGCTGCCGTGGCCCACGCACAGCAGGATGGCGTCCCGCGTGTGCCAGACGCGTTCCTGTCCCTGTAAATCGCGCCAGGCACGCATCTGATCGTCCACCCGGTCGGCGGTTCGGCGCAGGGCCAGCTCGCGCAGGGCAATCAGGTTGCCTTTACGGAAGAAATGTTCGATGGCGCGCTCGGCCTGGCCGGCGATATAGACTTTGCCTTCGTGCAGGCGCTGGCGCAAATCATCGGGCGGCAGGTCGACCAGCACCACCTCATCGGCGGAATCGAAGAAGGGATCGGGCACCGTCTCGCGTACCTGAATGCCGGTCACGCCGCTGACCACGTCGTTCAGGCTTTCGAGATGCTGAACGTTAACCGTGGTGAACACATCGATACCGGCTTCAAGTAATTCTTCAACGTCCTGCCAGCGTTTGGGGTGGCGCGAGCCTGGCGCATTGCTGTGCGCCAGTTCGTCCATCAGGATAAGGGCGGGACGGCGGGCGAGGGCGGCATCAATATCAAACTCCGTAACTAACCGACCACGGTGGCTGATGCGGCGGGGCGGCTGGGTAGCCAGCCCCTTCAGCAGCGACGCCGTCTCTTTGCGTCCGTGGGTTTCAACCACGCCGATCAGAATATCGAGCCCCTGCGCCCGAAGCCGCTGGGCTTCCGTCAGCATGGCGAAGGTTTTCCCGACGCCCGCGCAGGCGCCAAAGAAAATTTTCAGTTTGCCGCGATGGGCTTCAGCCGTCTGTTCAAGCAGCCTGTCCGGATCCGGGCGCATGGGCTCGTCGGTCATTTAGTTTTTCCTTAGCGCGTCCAGCGCCAGATTCAGCTCAACAATATTTACCACGGGCATGCCGATGAAGCTGACCAGCGGCTTTTGCGTGTGCTCTGCCACCAGCTTGCTCACCTGTTCGACGGTCAACTGACGGACGGCGGCGACGCGCGGGATCTGCCAGGCCACCGCTGCCGGCGTCAGGCTGTAGTCCAGCCCGCTGGCCGAGGCGGTCACCAGCTCTACGGGCACCTCGCGGCTGGCCTGCGGATTCGCGGCGCGCAGGGCTGCCACGCGCTCAGCGACGGCTTTGTCCAGCTCCGGGTTGCTGCCCGCCAGGTTACTGCCGCCGGATGCCATCGGATTATACGGGCTTTCGGCAGTGGCGGAAGGGCGTCCCTGGAAGTAGCGGGCATCCGTAAAGTTCTGACCAATCAGGCGTGAACCGCGGTTTTCGCCGTTTTGTATAATCAGCGAGCCGTTGGCCTGATCCTTAAACCACCACTGGCCCAGCGCGGTGGTTACCAGCGGGTACAGCCCGCCGGTAATGAGAGACAGCAGAATAAACAAAAGTATAGCGGGGCGTAACATCGTCATTTGATTCACCTTTTAAACCAGCCCGAACAGGGTCAACAGCAGGTCGATAGCCTTGATACCGATGAAAGGCACCACCAGCCCGCCCAGGCCGTAAATCCACAGGTTGCGGCGCAGCATGGCGGCCGCCGTGAGCGGCTTATAGCTCACGCCCTTCAGCGCCAGCGGGATCAGGAAGACAATAATCAGGGCGTTAAAAATCACTGCGCTCAGAATGGCCGAGGCCGGAGAGTGCAGGTGCATCACGTTCAGGGCGTTTAATTGCGGATAGGTCGCAGCAAACGCGGCCGGAATGATGGCGAAATACTTCGCCACGTCGTTGGCGATACTGAACGTGGTCAGCGAACCGCGCGTCATCAGCATCTGCTTGCCGATGTGCACCACTTCAATCAGCTTGGTCGGGTTAGAATCGAGGTCGACCATGTTGCCCGCCTCTTTTGCGGCCTGGGTACCGGAGTTCATCGCCACCGCCACGTCGGCCTGCGCGAGGGCAGGGGCATCGTTGGTCCCGTCACCGGTCATCGCCACCAGACGGCCTTCCGCCTGATACTGACGAATCAGTGCCAGCTTGGCTTCCGGTGTGGCTTCGGAAAGGAAATCATCCACGCCCGCTTCGGCAGCAATCGCCGCGGCGGTAAGACGGTTATCCCCGGTGATCATCACCGTTTTGATCCCCATTTTACGCAGCTGGGCAAAGCGCTCTTTGATGCCGCCTTTGACGATGTCCTTCAGGGCAATGACCCCGAGCACGCGCGCGCCTTCGGCCACCACCAGCGGCGTCGCCCCCTGACGGGCCACGCTTTCGACCAGGCTGTCCACTTCCGGCGGGAAGTGGCCGTTGTTGGCCTCAATGTGGCGGCGGATCGCGTCAACCGAGCCTTTACGGATCATGCGATCCTGAATGTTAATTCCGCTCATGCGGGTTTGCGCCGTAAAGGGTACGAACGTGGCGTGCAGGCTCTGCACGTCGCGCTGGCGCAGGTTAAAGCGCTGCTTGGCGAGGATCACAATGCTGCGGCCTTCCGGGGTTTCATCAGCAAGCGAGGAGAGCTGGGCGGCATCCGCCAGCGTTTTTTCATCCACGCCCGGGGCGGGTAAAAAATCCGACGCCTGGCGGTTACCGAGGGTGATGGTGCCGGTTTTGTCCAGCAGCAACACATCCACGTCACCGGCGGCTTCTACCGCACGCCCGCTGGTGGCGATGACGTTGGCACCGAGCATACGGCTCATGCCGGCGACGCCGATGGCCGACAGCAGGCCGCCGATGGTGGTGGGGATCAGACAAACCAGCAGCGCCACCAGCACCGTGACGGTGACCGCGGTACCGCCATAGGCGGAGAATGGCCACAGCGTCGCGGTTGCCAGCAGGAAGACAATTGTCAGGGCCACCAGCAGGATGGTCAGGGCAATCTCGTTTGGCGTTTTACGACGCTGTGCGCCTTCCACCATGGCGATCATCCGGTCGAGGAAGGTTTCACCCGGGTTAACGCTGCACTGGATCACCAGCCAGTCGGAGAGAATGCGCGTCCCGCCCGTCACGGAGGCGAAATCGCCGCCGGACTCACGGATCACCGGCGCGGATTCGCCGGTGATGGCGCTCTCATCGACCGATGCGCCCCCTTCAATAACTTCGCCGTCGCAAGGGATGATGTCACCGGCTTCCACCAGCACCACATCGCCTTTACGCAGTTCATCTGCCGGAACGTGGTCCATCTGCGCGCCGTACTTCGGCTCACGTAGCTTGCGTGCGAAGGCGGTCTTTTTCACCCCTTTCAGGCTGTTGGCCTGGGCTTTACTCCGGCCTTCCGCCAGCGCTTCTGCAAAGTTGGCGAACAGCACGGTAAACCACAGCCACAGGCTGATGGCGCCGGTAAACATCGCATTTCCCGGCATATGGCCCGTTCCCATGGCAATCGCCAGGGCGGTGGTCAGGACGCTTCCCGCCCAGACGATAAACATCACCGGGTTGTGCCACTGCACGCGCGGGCTCAGCTTTTTCACCGCATCCATGAGCGCCTGGCGAACTAATGACGGTTCGAACAGGGCCAGTTGTTTACGACTCATGACAATTTCTCCGCAAAATCAGCGTAAAGAGAGGTATTCCGCGACCGGGCCTAACGCGAGGGCGGGGATAAAGGTCAGGGCGCCGACCAGCAACACGGTGCCCGTCAGCAGGCCGATAAACAGCGCGCCGTGGGTCGGTAATGTCCCGGTAGTGGTCGGTTGGATTTTTTTGTTCACCAGCGATCCGGCAATCGCCATGACCGGCACAATGATCCCGAAGCGGCCCACAAACATGCAGAACGCCAGCAGACAGTTCCAGAATGGAGAGTTGGCGCTTAGGCCTGCAAAGGCGCTGCCGTTGTTGTTGGCGGCAGAGGAGACGGCATACAGCACTTCGCTAAAACCGTGAATGCCGGGGTTAAAGATGCCGCTGCGTCCGGCCTCGGTCATCAACGCCAGCGCGGTGCCGAGCAGCACGAGGGCCGGGGTGACCAGAATTGCCAGCGCGGTTAATTTCATCTCGCGAACGTCGATCTTTTTACCCAGATACTCCGGGGTGCGGCCAATCATCAGACCGGCAATAAACACCGCCAGCAGCACGAACAGCAGCATGCCGTAAAGACCGGAGCCCACGCCGCCAAACACCACTTCACCAATCTGCATCAGCCACATCGGGATCATGCCGCCCAGCGCCGTAAAGGAATCATGCATGGCATTGACGGCCCCGCACGACGCTGCCGTGGTGACCACCGCATACAGGCTACTGGCGAGAATGCCAAAGCGGCTCTCTTTACCTTCCATGTTGATTGCGCTATCTGCACCCAGTGAGAGGAAGTGCGGATTACCCTGCCATTCGGCCCACATCACCAGCGCAACACAGACCACAAAGATCAGCGACATGGTCCAGAGCAGGGTACGCCCCTGACGGCGATCGTTGACCACGTCGCCAAAGGCAAAGCAGAGCGCGGCGGGGATCAGGAAAATCGCCAGCATCTGCACAAAATTGGTCAGGGCGGTCGGGTTTTCGAACGGGTGCGAGGAGTTGGCATTGAAGAAGCCGC harbors:
- the seqA gene encoding replication initiation negative regulator SeqA; the protein is MKTIEVDDELYQYIASQTRHIGESASDILRRMLKISAASQPATPVTKDVVSQPSVVAQAKPAVTPAKDKVRAMRELLLSDEYAEQKKAVNRFMLVLSTLYSLDNKAFAEATESLHGRTRVYFAGDEQTLLQNGNQTKPKHVPGTPYWVITNTNTGRKCSMIEHIMQSMQFPAELIEKVCGTI
- the pgm gene encoding phosphoglucomutase (alpha-D-glucose-1,6-bisphosphate-dependent), with amino-acid sequence MANHSRAGQPAQQSDLINVAQLTAQYYVLKPVVGNAEHAVKFGTSGHRGSAARHSFNEPHILAIAQAIAEERAKNGVTGPCYVGKDTHALSEPAFISVLEVLTANGVEVIVQENNGFTPTPAVSNAILVHNKKGGALADGIVITPSHNPPEDGGIKYNPPNGGPADTNVTKVVEDRANALLADGLKGVKRISLDAAMASGHVKEQDLVQPFVEGLAEIVDMAAIQKAGLKLGVDPLGGSGIEYWKRIAEHYKLDLTIVNDHVDQTFRFMHLDKDGAIRMDCSSECAMAGLLALRDKFDLAFANDPDYDRHGIVTPAGLMNPNHYLAVAINYLFQHRPQWGKEVAVGKTLVSSAMIDRVVEALGRKLVEVPVGFKWFVDGLHDGSFGFGGEESAGASFLRFDGTPWSTDKDGIIMCLLAAEITAVTGKNPQEHYNDLAARFGAPSYNRIQASATSAQKAALSKLSPEMVSASTLAGDPITARLTAAPGNGASIGGLKVMTENGWFAARPSGTEDAYKIYCESFLGAEHRQQIEKEAVEIVSEVLKNA
- the potE gene encoding putrescine-ornithine antiporter — encoded protein: MSKSNKMGVVQLTILTMVNMMGSGIIMLPTKLAEVGTISIISWLVTAVGSMALAWAFAKCGMFSRKSGGMGGYAEYAFGKSGNFMANYTYGVSLLIANVAIAISAVGYGTELFGATLSPVQIGLATIGVLWICTVANFGGARITGQLSSITVWGVIIPVVGLCIIGWFWFSPTLYANSWNPHHVPFFSAVGSSIAMTLWAFLGLESACANAEVVDNPEKNVPIAVLGGTLGAAVIYIVSTNVIAGIVPNMDLANSTAPFGLAFAQMFTPEVGKVIMGLMVMSCCGSLLGWQFTIAQVFKSSADEGYFPKIFSRVTKADAPVQGMLAIVIFQSGLSLMTISPSLNSQFNVLVNLAVVTNIIPYILSMAALVIIQKVAKVDPRKARAANIVALIGAIYSFYALYSSGQEAMLYGAMVTFMGWTLYGLVSPRFELKNKHS
- the speF gene encoding ornithine decarboxylase SpeF; translated protein: MKSLKIAASRACPDCFTTQRELVDVRASDYIDVAAIVLAVSDITDGILEEIEATGFGIPVFVATHKEEFIPADYLSRIHGVFEYSDTSNDFYGRQLEAAALKYETQLRPPFFRALVDYVKQGNSAFDCPGHQGGQFFRRHPAGNQFVDFFGETLFRADLCNADVAMGDLLIHEGAPCIAQQHAAKVFNADKTYFVLNGTSSSNKVVLNALLTPGDLVLFDRNNHKSNHHGALLQAGATPVYLETARNPYGFIGGIDAHCFEESYLRELVAEVAPGRARDARPFRLAVIQLGTYDGTIYNARQVVDKIGHLCDYILFDSAWVGYEQFIPMMADCSPLLLELNENDPGILVTQSVHKQQAGFSQTSQIHKKDSHIKGQQRYVPHKRLNNAFMMHASTSPFYPLFAALDINARMHEGQSGRNMWMDCVVNGIEARKLILENCRYLRPFVPETVDGRPWESWDTAEIATDLRFFHFVPGENWHAFEGYAEHQYFIDPCKLLLTTPGINARTGEYDGFGVPATILANFLRENGIVPEKCDLNSILFLLTPAEDMGKLQQLVAQLVRFEKLLESDAPLKEVLPSICRQHPERYADYTLRQICQEMHDLYARHNVKQLQKEMFRKSHFPRVMMNPQDANYAYLRGEVELVSLRDAEGRIAAEGALPYPPGVLCVVPGEVWGGSVLRYFAALEEGINLLPGFAPELQGVYVEECEGRKQVRCNVIKQPAAQPALLKGEKL
- the speFL gene encoding leader peptide SpeFL, whose amino-acid sequence is MENNNRLMPHIRRTTHIMMFAHRNCFDFHLFNAR
- the kdpE gene encoding two-component system response regulator KdpE, with product MINVLIVEDEIAISRFLRAALEGDGLRVHDAGTLQRGLIEAATRKPDLVILDLGLPDGDGIDFIREVRQWSQMPILVLSARTEETDKIAALDAGADDYLIKPFGIGELQARLRVALRRHSATTPADPTYTFGDIRVDLAARRIVRGEEEIHLTPIEFRLLAVLLNNHGKVLTQRQLLSQVWGPNAVEHSHYLRIYMGHLRQKLEVDPARPRHLLTETGIGYRFML